One part of the Desulfovibrio aminophilus DSM 12254 genome encodes these proteins:
- a CDS encoding CHASE2 domain-containing protein, with product MSVKPKKRFKTDKLIILASGLACTCIMALLFVFRPPVLNFLDSKIYDVLLTRGTHKAATNLPLIVDIDEKSLAEYGQWPWPRYRVALLLAKLHSAGALAVGLDVLFAEPDRTSPAILREQLKKELQVDVSFQGLPPQLEDNDQVLAGVLASGPFVLGFNFTHSSTGATGTECDVKPARVALLSGPDALKPEQCLHQAREMICPYPLLAQAASACGFFTTVSDRDGTLRRVPLLVSWNGRLYPSLALATLMQAAGIKNAVLKLGPSGAESLRVGQAVVPLNSLGEMLVRYQGGAGAFPYLSAADILSDRADLGQLKDKIVFIGTSAAGLKDLRSTPFDPVYPGVETHATIVDNILSKDFLSIPDWAPGVEFLSMVLVGVLTTLLLTWARAVWFTIPLAALAVGLWLGAIHVFDNLRLYISPLFSYLALAANFGLITAFKFWREERAKKFIHGAFSHYLAPAVISRIMDNPDALTLEGEEKEVTVLFSDVRGFTSLSEKLTPTQVTELLHAYLTPMTRLITENSGTLDKFIGDAIMAFWNAPLDVPDHQFRALSAALVMFDRLEELNREFERTYGFGIQIGVGLHSGRVRVGNMGSADLFDYTLIGDNVNLTSRLESLTKYYGQRILVSDAIREACGERFIFIEMDRVRVKGKTEPVTLYTVHTKSQAEAQAEELDAYGRALSLYQAARFDEAGNSFKECSSRFGEKILYSMYAERCEALQAQPPGPDWDGVYTHKTK from the coding sequence ATGTCAGTCAAGCCCAAGAAGCGTTTCAAGACGGACAAGCTCATCATCCTCGCATCAGGGCTCGCTTGCACCTGCATCATGGCGTTGTTGTTCGTCTTCCGCCCGCCAGTCTTGAATTTCCTGGATTCCAAGATATATGACGTCCTGCTGACGCGCGGGACGCACAAGGCGGCCACGAACCTGCCGCTCATCGTGGACATCGACGAAAAAAGTCTCGCGGAATACGGACAATGGCCCTGGCCGCGTTACCGGGTCGCCCTGTTGCTGGCCAAGTTACACTCCGCCGGGGCCTTGGCCGTGGGGCTGGACGTCCTCTTCGCCGAACCGGATCGCACCTCGCCGGCCATATTGCGCGAGCAACTCAAGAAAGAATTGCAGGTGGACGTCTCCTTCCAGGGGTTGCCGCCGCAACTGGAAGACAACGATCAAGTTTTGGCCGGAGTGCTGGCTTCGGGGCCGTTCGTGCTCGGCTTCAATTTCACGCACTCCTCGACCGGGGCGACCGGAACGGAGTGCGACGTCAAGCCCGCGAGGGTCGCCCTGCTCTCCGGCCCCGACGCACTCAAGCCCGAGCAGTGCCTGCATCAGGCCCGGGAGATGATCTGCCCATACCCGCTTCTGGCCCAAGCCGCGTCCGCCTGCGGCTTCTTCACCACCGTCTCGGATCGGGACGGCACCCTGCGTCGCGTTCCTCTTCTCGTCTCCTGGAACGGCAGGCTCTACCCCAGCCTGGCCCTGGCCACGCTCATGCAGGCCGCCGGAATCAAGAACGCGGTGCTCAAGCTCGGGCCCAGCGGGGCCGAATCCCTGCGGGTGGGGCAGGCCGTGGTGCCCTTGAACAGCCTGGGCGAGATGCTCGTGCGCTACCAGGGCGGGGCCGGAGCCTTCCCCTATCTCAGCGCCGCCGACATTCTTTCCGATCGCGCCGACCTCGGCCAGCTGAAGGACAAGATCGTCTTCATCGGCACCTCGGCGGCCGGGCTCAAGGATCTGCGGTCCACCCCCTTCGATCCGGTCTACCCCGGCGTGGAGACCCACGCCACCATTGTGGACAACATTCTTTCCAAAGACTTTCTGTCCATCCCGGACTGGGCACCAGGCGTGGAATTCCTGAGCATGGTCCTGGTGGGTGTGCTGACCACGCTCCTGCTCACCTGGGCACGGGCCGTCTGGTTCACCATCCCGCTGGCGGCCCTGGCCGTCGGCTTGTGGCTGGGCGCGATCCACGTCTTCGACAACCTGCGTCTGTACATCTCGCCGCTCTTTTCCTATCTGGCCCTGGCCGCGAACTTCGGTCTGATCACGGCCTTCAAGTTCTGGCGCGAGGAACGAGCCAAAAAATTCATCCACGGGGCTTTCTCCCATTACCTGGCTCCGGCGGTGATCTCCCGGATCATGGATAATCCCGACGCGCTGACGCTGGAAGGCGAGGAGAAGGAAGTCACGGTCCTCTTCTCGGACGTGCGCGGATTCACCAGCCTTTCCGAGAAGCTCACGCCCACCCAGGTCACGGAACTCCTGCACGCCTATCTCACTCCCATGACCCGGCTCATCACCGAGAACTCCGGCACCTTGGACAAGTTCATCGGCGACGCCATCATGGCCTTCTGGAATGCCCCCCTGGACGTGCCTGACCACCAGTTCCGCGCCCTGTCCGCGGCCCTGGTCATGTTCGACCGCTTGGAGGAGTTGAACCGGGAATTCGAACGGACTTACGGCTTCGGCATCCAAATAGGGGTGGGACTGCACAGCGGTCGTGTGCGCGTGGGCAACATGGGCTCGGCCGACCTCTTCGACTATACCCTCATCGGCGACAACGTGAACCTCACCTCGCGCCTGGAGAGTCTGACCAAGTACTACGGCCAGCGCATCCTGGTCAGCGACGCCATCCGTGAGGCCTGCGGCGAGCGCTTCATCTTCATTGAAATGGACCGCGTGCGGGTCAAGGGCAAGACCGAGCCCGTGACGCTCTACACCGTTCACACCAAGTCCCAGGCCGAAGCCCAGGCCGAAGAATTGGACGCCTACGGCCGGGCGTTGAGCCTGTATCAGGCCGCGCGCTTCGACGAGGCCGGGAACTCCTTCAAGGAATGTTCCTCGCGTTTCGGGGAGAAGATCCTCTACTCGATGTACGCGGAGCGTTGCGAGGCGCTTCAGGCGCAGCCGCCCGGACCGGACTGGGACGGCGTGTACACGCACAAGACCAAGTAG
- a CDS encoding ATP-binding cassette domain-containing protein, whose product MKELFRRLFLSRRLAWEILTASLFVNVLSLASPIFVIQVLNRYMGYGFDGTLITLTTGTLLAAGLGFAFASVRTRLASAVSVAPDRELASALLSALTQVRLSALNRIPRVRLQEMVDGLQTIQTAYSAPQLTAILDLPFVLIFILAVFLLSPLLALLTILATAAALIGGWMNVTAGRSAFREMRSSTAAHRDLVSSVLSGGDTLRAFMGEFFVRRLWNRHTEAILSLQRKLAAQRGLGQALIGGAAMLLRVLVYAVGAVQAVRGDLSVGGLIGVSILSAKVVQLASGFMQASFLLDKAGESLRMIEEFQRLPRESLSGTALKSFTGRIELRDVTFGYPNASGPLFESLNLTLTPGDILVVHGFNGSGKSTLTRLLVGLLDPLRGQILVDGVELRQLALEWWRKQVLYLPQDPTFLSGSFRENILLNMPEASNERLNEVVRLAGLRRHLDMSPDGLDAIILEAGRDLPAGIRKRLALARALVPAGRLAVFDEPTEGLDAEGVAAVHGVLGRLAKAGMSIVVVTRDPQILRVAAQVLDLSDKPVPSVVRTARAGQREAAS is encoded by the coding sequence ATGAAGGAACTGTTCAGACGCCTTTTCCTTTCGCGCCGATTGGCCTGGGAGATCCTCACCGCCTCCCTGTTCGTCAACGTCCTGTCCCTGGCCTCGCCCATCTTCGTCATCCAGGTTCTGAACCGTTATATGGGCTACGGCTTTGACGGCACCCTCATCACCCTGACCACCGGGACGCTCCTTGCCGCCGGCTTGGGGTTCGCCTTCGCCTCGGTGCGCACGCGGCTGGCCTCGGCCGTAAGCGTGGCTCCCGACCGCGAACTGGCCTCGGCCCTGCTGTCCGCGTTGACCCAGGTGCGCCTCTCGGCTCTGAACCGCATTCCACGCGTCCGGCTCCAGGAGATGGTCGATGGGCTCCAAACCATCCAGACCGCGTACAGCGCCCCGCAACTCACGGCCATCCTTGATTTGCCGTTCGTGCTCATCTTCATTCTGGCCGTGTTCCTCCTGAGCCCGCTCCTGGCCTTGCTGACCATCCTGGCCACGGCTGCCGCGCTGATCGGCGGCTGGATGAACGTCACGGCCGGACGTTCGGCCTTCCGGGAGATGCGCTCCTCCACCGCGGCCCACCGCGACCTGGTGTCTTCCGTGCTCTCCGGCGGAGACACCCTGCGCGCGTTCATGGGCGAATTCTTCGTGCGGCGGCTCTGGAACCGACACACGGAGGCCATCCTTTCCCTGCAACGGAAGCTCGCCGCCCAGCGCGGCCTGGGGCAGGCGCTCATAGGCGGCGCGGCCATGCTGCTGCGCGTGCTTGTCTACGCGGTGGGCGCGGTGCAGGCCGTGCGCGGTGATCTGTCGGTGGGCGGGCTCATCGGCGTGAGCATCCTTTCGGCCAAGGTCGTTCAGCTGGCCTCGGGTTTCATGCAGGCATCCTTCCTGCTGGACAAGGCCGGGGAAAGCCTGCGCATGATCGAGGAGTTCCAGCGCCTGCCGCGCGAATCCCTTTCGGGAACCGCCCTGAAGTCCTTTACCGGACGGATCGAACTGCGCGACGTGACCTTCGGTTATCCCAACGCCAGCGGCCCGCTTTTCGAATCACTCAACCTGACGCTGACTCCCGGGGACATCCTGGTGGTTCATGGGTTCAACGGATCGGGCAAGAGCACCTTGACCCGTCTGCTGGTGGGACTCCTGGACCCGCTGCGCGGCCAGATCCTCGTCGACGGAGTGGAATTGCGCCAGCTCGCCCTGGAATGGTGGCGCAAACAAGTTCTCTACCTGCCCCAGGATCCTACCTTCCTGAGCGGTAGCTTCCGCGAGAATATCCTCCTGAATATGCCGGAAGCCTCCAATGAGCGGCTCAACGAGGTCGTGCGACTGGCAGGACTACGCCGACACCTGGATATGAGCCCCGACGGGCTCGACGCGATCATTCTGGAGGCCGGGCGAGATCTCCCGGCGGGCATACGCAAGCGCTTGGCCTTGGCCCGCGCCCTGGTTCCGGCCGGGCGGCTGGCTGTGTTCGATGAGCCCACCGAAGGCCTGGACGCCGAAGGCGTGGCTGCGGTCCACGGCGTCCTCGGACGCCTGGCCAAGGCGGGAATGTCCATCGTCGTCGTCACGCGCGACCCGCAGATACTTCGGGTCGCCGCACAAGTGCTCGATCTCTCGGATAAGCCCGTGCCCAGCGTGGTCCGCACGGCAAGGGCCGGGCAGCGGGAGGCGGCGTCATGA
- the galU gene encoding UTP--glucose-1-phosphate uridylyltransferase GalU, translated as MQITKVVIPVAGWGTRSLPATKNIPKEMLPIFKKPVVQYVVEEAMNAGLTDVVFINNQYKKIIEDHFDYNPSLEDTLERAGKLDILKEVRAVAEMVNIISVRQKKQLGLGHAVLCAKEVCKNDPFAVMVGDDLMFGMHSGISQLLDAAKSENMAVVGVIEVPEDKVNRYGIIQGEEYAPGMYRVRNLVEKPAIGTAPSRLAIVGRYVLLPEIFQHLENVKPGVGGEIQLTDALQGLANDKKLLAVRLRGQRFDAGDWVEYLTANIYFALHDEELREPLVRRLRELMPC; from the coding sequence ATGCAGATCACCAAGGTCGTCATTCCCGTGGCCGGGTGGGGTACCCGGTCCCTTCCCGCGACCAAGAACATCCCAAAGGAAATGCTGCCGATCTTCAAAAAGCCCGTGGTCCAGTACGTGGTCGAGGAGGCCATGAACGCGGGGCTCACCGACGTGGTCTTCATCAACAACCAGTACAAGAAGATCATCGAGGACCATTTCGACTACAACCCGTCGCTGGAGGACACCCTGGAGCGCGCGGGCAAACTGGACATCCTCAAGGAAGTCCGGGCCGTGGCCGAGATGGTCAACATCATCTCCGTACGCCAGAAGAAGCAGCTCGGACTGGGCCACGCCGTGCTCTGCGCCAAGGAGGTCTGCAAGAACGACCCCTTCGCGGTCATGGTCGGCGACGACCTCATGTTCGGCATGCACTCCGGCATCAGCCAGCTCTTGGACGCGGCCAAAAGCGAGAACATGGCCGTGGTCGGGGTCATCGAGGTGCCGGAGGACAAGGTCAACCGCTACGGCATCATCCAGGGCGAAGAATACGCCCCGGGCATGTACCGGGTGCGCAACTTGGTGGAGAAGCCCGCCATCGGCACGGCGCCCTCGCGGCTGGCCATCGTGGGCCGGTACGTGCTCCTGCCGGAAATCTTCCAGCACCTGGAGAACGTGAAGCCGGGCGTGGGCGGCGAGATCCAGCTCACCGACGCCCTGCAGGGGCTGGCCAACGACAAAAAACTCCTGGCGGTGCGCCTGCGCGGTCAGCGGTTCGACGCCGGGGACTGGGTCGAATATCTCACGGCCAACATCTACTTCGCCCTGCATGACGAGGAACTGCGCGAACCCCTGGTGCGGCGGCTGCGCGAACTCATGCCCTGCTGA
- a CDS encoding OmpH family outer membrane protein — translation MSAFRTAFFVLVLALATAVPTLAQQGKVGFLHPQRVLNESKVGKVAQEDLNRFAQEKDRRIQAATQELQALQNELKAGNLSEDETRRKADALRQKLQQQDRLIQESNEEVRVEEQRLARYVMQKADAIMRQIATRQGFTMILTDPEAIGYVDPAMDITDQVLRALDQAGDQPPPKKK, via the coding sequence ATGTCCGCATTCCGCACCGCGTTTTTTGTCCTTGTCCTGGCCCTGGCCACGGCCGTTCCGACCCTGGCCCAACAGGGCAAGGTGGGCTTTCTTCATCCCCAGCGCGTGCTCAACGAATCCAAGGTGGGCAAGGTGGCCCAGGAAGACCTGAACCGCTTCGCCCAGGAGAAGGATCGCCGCATCCAGGCCGCGACCCAGGAACTCCAGGCGTTGCAGAATGAATTGAAGGCCGGGAACCTGTCCGAGGACGAGACCCGCCGCAAGGCTGACGCCTTGCGGCAGAAACTCCAGCAACAGGACCGGCTGATCCAGGAAAGCAACGAGGAAGTGCGGGTGGAGGAGCAGCGCCTGGCCCGCTACGTCATGCAGAAGGCCGACGCGATCATGCGCCAGATCGCCACGCGCCAGGGCTTCACCATGATCCTCACCGACCCGGAGGCCATCGGCTACGTCGATCCGGCCATGGACATCACCGACCAGGTTCTGCGCGCCCTGGATCAGGCCGGCGACCAGCCGCCGCCGAAGAAGAAATGA
- a CDS encoding HlyD family type I secretion periplasmic adaptor subunit, with protein MKFADLFSPVIDPGDDTVLVSRATRSFFYLCGAGCLLLFFWSLVGRLDIVSEAQGEVIPRSKVKRIQHLEGGIIRELLVREGDTVTENQPLVELVTTSSETNVEELQVRTNSLRVEIARLEAEEQGKAEPDYPEEIRRESPEVVNQSQEHFRSRRKRLESELTGQDEKIRQREKDVEEITARLRNSRHSLELLRQQIAISASLLKDQLTSKYKHLSFLQEESNLVSRIEEDTAALDRSNSALAAARSERERILNAYHEEVQGALRKAQTDLLEFSQRLRKYTDELTRTVIRSPVAGVVKALYVVNVGEIIKPGMTIMDIVPAGDTLIIEAHLPIADIGYVQPGQRAVIKLASRDARRFGFLEGKVTQVSPDAISMPSGATYYRVLVETERDHFSSGSDRYQLYPGMRVVAGIHIGSRSVLGYILDPFLDTMSQGLQER; from the coding sequence ATGAAATTCGCGGACCTGTTCAGCCCGGTGATCGATCCCGGAGACGACACGGTTCTGGTCTCGCGGGCCACGCGTTCCTTCTTCTACCTGTGCGGGGCGGGCTGCCTGCTGCTTTTCTTCTGGAGCCTCGTGGGCAGGCTGGACATCGTGAGCGAAGCTCAGGGGGAAGTCATTCCTCGCTCAAAAGTCAAGCGTATTCAGCACCTTGAAGGCGGCATCATCCGCGAGCTTTTGGTCCGCGAGGGCGACACTGTGACCGAAAACCAGCCCTTAGTGGAGCTGGTCACCACCTCCAGCGAGACGAACGTGGAGGAATTGCAGGTCCGAACCAACTCCCTGAGGGTGGAGATCGCCCGGCTGGAGGCCGAGGAGCAGGGGAAGGCCGAGCCCGACTATCCCGAGGAAATCCGGCGGGAGTCCCCGGAAGTGGTCAACCAGTCCCAGGAGCATTTCCGCTCTCGGCGTAAACGCCTGGAAAGCGAATTGACCGGGCAGGACGAAAAGATCCGCCAGCGCGAGAAGGACGTGGAGGAGATCACGGCCCGGTTGCGTAATTCACGCCACAGCCTGGAACTGCTGCGCCAGCAGATCGCCATCAGCGCCTCGTTGCTCAAGGACCAGCTCACCTCGAAATACAAACACCTCAGTTTTTTGCAGGAAGAATCCAACCTCGTGAGCCGCATCGAGGAAGACACGGCCGCGCTGGACCGCTCCAATTCGGCCCTGGCCGCCGCGCGGAGTGAACGGGAACGCATCCTGAACGCCTATCACGAGGAAGTGCAGGGAGCCCTGCGCAAGGCCCAGACCGACCTTCTGGAGTTCAGCCAGCGGCTGCGCAAGTATACGGACGAGCTGACACGCACGGTGATCCGCTCACCCGTGGCGGGTGTGGTCAAGGCGCTTTACGTGGTCAATGTGGGCGAGATCATCAAGCCGGGCATGACCATCATGGACATCGTTCCCGCCGGGGACACGCTCATCATCGAGGCGCATCTGCCCATCGCGGACATCGGCTATGTCCAGCCGGGACAGCGGGCGGTGATCAAACTGGCCTCCCGCGACGCCCGGCGCTTCGGCTTCCTGGAGGGCAAGGTGACCCAGGTGAGCCCGGACGCCATCAGTATGCCCAGCGGAGCGACCTACTACCGCGTGTTGGTGGAAACCGAACGCGATCATTTTTCCAGCGGGTCGGATCGCTACCAACTTTATCCGGGCATGCGCGTGGTGGCGGGAATCCACATCGGTTCCCGCAGCGTGCTCGGCTACATCCTTGATCCTTTCCTGGACACCATGAGCCAAGGCCTTCAGGAACGCTGA
- the priA gene encoding replication restart helicase PriA gives MRALWRAVLTSPPYAALTYARPAWFPEPWPGQRVLAPVGQGLRAAVLEGPEENAPEGVTLKELLWPLDREPLLDVAWMDMARNLAARQMVPLGRILEAILPRGLRTAQLTFALADRAGGRFPAGLPPRALKSMDDANRAALMDIWLAGNMRVRVHPAKEARERQVSLACDPPWPVRPNAKKRIELLDFLLAEGPHSLEALARVLGPGALALAQALANAGLVRVSYAAEEDDPFESGVGVCATPAEELANTGEQEAALAILRTALESSGAESVLVHGVTGSGKTHVYLELAAHCLESGRSAILLAPEVALACALWRAVSTRFPEAERIFYHGYQSPARREASFLRLGRGKRPALVVGTRSALFLPVPKLGMVVLDEEHDESFKQEERLSYQAKEVAHFRVGSQGGLLVLGSATPDLKTFHAASSGRIPLVTMTHRAGGGTLPSVCVLDITELRDPETPLADEALERLRETLAAGDQAMILLNRRGYAPLMYCLDCGQTVRCPDCHVGLTWHKRSERLVCHYCGHTLSWPLLCPGCGGGNFLPLGEGTERLEEQLRKLVPEPERILRLDRDSARRQERLEDILARFSQGRAQVLVGTQMLAKGHHFPDVTLVVAVNADLGLNLPDYRASERAFQLMVQVSGRAGRGERHGEVLIQTRNPGLPFWKFVIEGDYQGFYEREIALREKYRYPPFVKLALLRLSFPVDWEEGGATVAAFGKALRAAAKPLSITALGPAPAPLARLRGRKRYHCLLKAADWPTIRNLFARLHRDNPAPRHLRLELDLDPVNML, from the coding sequence ATGCGAGCACTTTGGCGGGCCGTTCTCACGAGCCCACCCTACGCGGCCCTGACCTACGCGCGACCGGCCTGGTTCCCCGAGCCATGGCCCGGCCAGCGGGTTCTCGCGCCCGTGGGACAGGGATTGCGCGCCGCCGTGCTCGAAGGGCCGGAAGAGAATGCGCCCGAAGGCGTGACGCTCAAGGAGCTGCTGTGGCCGCTGGACCGCGAGCCTTTGCTGGACGTGGCCTGGATGGACATGGCCCGGAACCTCGCCGCCCGTCAGATGGTCCCCTTGGGGCGCATCCTGGAAGCCATACTGCCGCGCGGCCTACGCACGGCCCAGTTGACCTTCGCCTTGGCCGACCGCGCCGGTGGACGCTTTCCGGCCGGATTGCCGCCACGGGCGCTGAAATCCATGGATGACGCGAACCGGGCCGCGCTCATGGACATCTGGCTGGCCGGAAACATGCGCGTGAGGGTTCATCCGGCCAAGGAAGCTCGTGAGCGCCAGGTTTCCCTGGCCTGCGATCCGCCCTGGCCCGTCCGGCCCAACGCGAAAAAACGCATCGAACTCCTGGACTTCCTGCTGGCCGAGGGGCCGCACAGTCTGGAAGCCCTGGCCCGCGTCCTGGGCCCCGGCGCACTGGCGCTGGCCCAGGCTCTGGCCAACGCCGGTCTCGTGCGCGTGTCCTATGCCGCCGAAGAGGACGATCCCTTTGAATCCGGAGTCGGAGTCTGCGCCACTCCCGCGGAGGAATTGGCCAATACCGGGGAGCAGGAAGCGGCCCTGGCCATACTCCGTACGGCGCTGGAGTCGTCGGGGGCCGAAAGCGTGCTGGTGCATGGGGTCACAGGTTCGGGCAAAACGCACGTCTACCTTGAGCTGGCCGCGCATTGCCTGGAGTCCGGCCGCTCGGCCATTCTTCTGGCGCCGGAGGTGGCCCTGGCCTGTGCCCTCTGGCGCGCGGTCTCGACACGTTTCCCGGAGGCGGAGCGGATTTTTTATCACGGTTATCAATCCCCGGCCCGGCGCGAGGCGTCCTTTCTGCGGCTGGGCCGCGGCAAACGCCCGGCCCTGGTGGTGGGAACGCGCTCGGCCCTCTTCCTGCCTGTGCCCAAATTGGGCATGGTGGTCTTGGACGAGGAGCACGACGAATCCTTCAAACAGGAGGAGCGCCTGTCCTATCAAGCCAAAGAGGTAGCGCACTTCCGGGTGGGGAGCCAGGGCGGGCTTCTGGTGCTGGGCTCGGCCACCCCGGATCTGAAGACCTTCCACGCCGCCAGCTCCGGCCGTATCCCACTGGTGACCATGACCCATCGCGCCGGGGGCGGCACCCTGCCTTCGGTATGCGTGCTGGACATCACGGAACTGCGCGACCCTGAAACTCCGCTGGCCGACGAGGCCCTGGAACGGCTGCGCGAAACCCTGGCCGCCGGGGATCAGGCCATGATCCTGCTCAATCGTCGGGGCTACGCCCCGCTCATGTACTGCCTGGACTGCGGCCAGACCGTGCGTTGCCCGGACTGTCATGTGGGCCTGACTTGGCACAAGCGCAGCGAACGCCTCGTCTGCCACTACTGCGGCCACACCCTGTCCTGGCCGCTGCTCTGCCCCGGCTGCGGGGGGGGGAACTTCCTGCCCCTGGGCGAGGGCACCGAACGGCTGGAAGAACAGCTCCGCAAGCTCGTTCCGGAACCTGAACGCATCCTGCGCCTGGACCGGGACAGCGCCCGCCGCCAGGAACGTCTGGAAGACATCCTGGCCCGTTTTTCCCAGGGCAGGGCCCAGGTTCTGGTGGGCACCCAGATGTTGGCCAAGGGACACCATTTCCCAGACGTGACCCTGGTGGTGGCCGTGAACGCGGACCTGGGCCTGAATCTTCCGGACTATCGCGCCTCGGAACGGGCCTTCCAACTCATGGTCCAGGTATCCGGGCGGGCTGGTCGCGGAGAACGGCACGGCGAGGTGCTCATCCAGACCCGCAACCCCGGGCTGCCTTTTTGGAAATTCGTCATCGAGGGTGACTACCAAGGCTTCTACGAGCGCGAGATAGCCTTGCGGGAGAAGTACCGCTATCCGCCCTTCGTCAAGCTGGCCTTGTTGCGCCTGAGTTTCCCGGTAGACTGGGAGGAAGGCGGGGCGACCGTGGCCGCCTTCGGCAAAGCTCTGCGCGCGGCGGCCAAGCCCCTGTCCATCACGGCCCTGGGACCGGCCCCGGCGCCGCTGGCCCGGCTGCGCGGACGCAAGCGCTATCATTGCCTACTCAAGGCCGCCGACTGGCCCACCATCCGCAACCTGTTCGCGCGCCTGCACCGGGACAACCCCGCTCCCCGCCATCTGCGCCTGGAACTGGACCTGGACCCGGTGAACATGCTCTGA
- a CDS encoding TolC family protein yields MKRRSAQNCLLLCMAAVLLALSGAAQAQDVPKFPLKPLLRDLAVTHDRIKAAEASYESSQHMVEKAKSGWYPRLDATAEGGYEEMSKPGQATTEKWRNVQGLRATQLLYDFGGTSGNIGMYSGLSGEMEARRDQTVQDVLIRGISAYLTTIRARETLKYAIQSEDNIKRLSGMQEALVARGAGLSYEELQVKAQLAGSQSYRVTQERALATAKNMFRSVFGFEPTDVQIQGMVVPVLPKGLIPDTLDVALDTAVKNNFALKELESSVARAEGDLQSRKASFYPKFQLVGETLRKENDQGDRGLRDENRASVLMTYNIFSGMGDMENVSAANADVTAARKGLLDRRRTVEENVRNAWVDLETMRKNVELYQNQANITWEFLGLIKKKKAMGGEVNLLDILVGERDYISAVSSRVATEIDETLAGYTLLYQMGHVSLDNVAR; encoded by the coding sequence ATGAAGCGTCGTTCGGCTCAGAATTGTTTGCTGCTCTGCATGGCGGCCGTTTTGCTTGCGCTGTCCGGCGCGGCCCAGGCGCAGGACGTTCCGAAGTTCCCCCTCAAACCCCTGCTGCGCGATCTGGCCGTGACCCATGACCGCATCAAGGCCGCCGAGGCCTCCTATGAATCCTCCCAGCACATGGTGGAAAAGGCCAAAAGCGGCTGGTATCCGCGTCTGGACGCCACGGCCGAGGGCGGCTACGAGGAAATGAGCAAGCCCGGCCAGGCGACCACGGAGAAGTGGCGCAACGTCCAGGGGCTGCGCGCCACCCAATTGCTCTACGATTTCGGCGGCACATCGGGAAACATCGGCATGTATTCCGGCCTGTCCGGCGAAATGGAAGCCCGGCGCGACCAGACCGTGCAGGATGTCTTGATCCGGGGCATCTCGGCCTACCTCACCACCATCCGGGCCCGCGAAACGCTGAAATACGCCATCCAGTCCGAGGACAACATCAAGCGCCTCTCCGGCATGCAGGAGGCTCTGGTCGCCCGGGGAGCCGGGCTGTCCTACGAAGAGCTTCAGGTCAAGGCCCAGCTCGCGGGCTCCCAATCCTACCGGGTGACCCAGGAGCGAGCCCTGGCCACGGCCAAGAACATGTTCCGCTCCGTCTTCGGCTTCGAGCCCACTGACGTCCAGATCCAGGGAATGGTCGTGCCCGTGCTGCCCAAGGGACTCATTCCCGACACGTTGGACGTCGCCCTGGACACTGCCGTGAAGAACAACTTCGCGCTCAAGGAACTGGAATCCTCGGTGGCCCGCGCCGAGGGCGATCTTCAGTCCCGCAAGGCGAGCTTCTACCCCAAGTTCCAACTGGTGGGCGAAACCCTGCGCAAGGAAAACGACCAGGGCGACAGAGGTCTGCGCGACGAAAACCGCGCCAGCGTGCTCATGACCTACAACATCTTTTCCGGCATGGGCGACATGGAGAACGTGAGCGCCGCCAACGCCGACGTCACCGCCGCGCGCAAGGGGCTCCTTGATCGTCGCCGCACGGTGGAGGAGAACGTCCGCAACGCCTGGGTCGATCTCGAAACCATGCGCAAGAATGTGGAACTGTATCAGAACCAGGCCAACATCACCTGGGAGTTCCTGGGGCTCATCAAGAAGAAGAAGGCCATGGGCGGCGAAGTCAATCTCCTGGACATCCTGGTGGGAGAACGCGACTATATTTCCGCCGTGAGTTCACGCGTGGCCACGGAGATCGACGAGACCCTCGCCGGTTACACCCTGTTGTACCAGATGGGGCACGTGTCCCTGGACAACGTGGCCCGCTAG